The following proteins are encoded in a genomic region of Catellatospora sp. TT07R-123:
- a CDS encoding DoxX family protein yields the protein MERRSFAVSVGRLPELTTTLFRLVMGLLFTLHGASSLFGVFGGARGTGRALEFGAWPNWWAALIQFICGLLVLAGLGTRAAALVCSGSMAYAYFVVHQPLSLLPLNNGGELAALFCWCFLMIAVLGPGAWSLDALLFGRSRVEARPAS from the coding sequence ATGGAACGAAGGAGTTTCGCTGTGTCCGTCGGACGTCTGCCCGAACTGACCACCACGCTGTTCCGGCTGGTCATGGGCCTGCTGTTCACTCTGCACGGGGCGTCGAGCCTGTTCGGCGTCTTCGGCGGTGCCCGCGGCACCGGCCGGGCGCTGGAGTTCGGTGCCTGGCCCAACTGGTGGGCCGCGCTCATCCAGTTCATCTGCGGCCTGCTGGTCCTGGCGGGCCTGGGCACCAGGGCCGCCGCGCTGGTCTGCTCCGGCTCCATGGCCTACGCGTACTTCGTGGTGCACCAGCCCCTCTCGCTGCTGCCGCTCAACAACGGCGGCGAGCTCGCGGCGCTCTTCTGCTGGTGCTTCCTCATGATCGCGGTGCTGGGCCCGGGTGCGTGGTCGCTGGACGCGCTGCTGTTCGGCCGGTCCAGGGTCGAGGCCCGTCCAGCCTCCTGA
- a CDS encoding TetR/AcrR family transcriptional regulator translates to MAPLAPEERRTAIIAATLPLLRAEGLHVSTRRIAECAGVAEGTLFRVFPDKAALLAAALTQAFDHAPTVAALRALGGVPDLRFRLKTAVKVLAQRFRENMPLMMAMRTGGLPPGVCLPDSRDGFPRVVDALAELIAPDQHRLRMPAGTVASMITSMIMFSNRTENLPVEEVVSVVLDGVLHPEIKEEPPC, encoded by the coding sequence GTGGCACCCCTGGCCCCTGAAGAGCGGCGGACCGCGATCATCGCGGCCACGCTGCCCTTGCTGCGTGCTGAAGGTCTGCATGTGAGCACCCGGCGGATCGCCGAGTGCGCAGGTGTGGCCGAGGGCACCCTGTTCCGGGTGTTCCCGGACAAGGCGGCGCTGCTGGCGGCCGCCCTGACGCAAGCCTTCGATCACGCCCCCACGGTCGCGGCGCTGCGGGCGCTGGGCGGCGTGCCCGACCTGCGGTTCCGGCTGAAGACCGCGGTAAAGGTCCTGGCCCAGCGGTTCCGCGAGAACATGCCGCTGATGATGGCGATGCGCACCGGCGGGCTGCCCCCGGGCGTCTGCCTGCCGGATTCGCGCGACGGGTTCCCCCGTGTGGTGGACGCGCTGGCCGAACTGATCGCTCCCGATCAGCACCGGCTGCGGATGCCCGCCGGCACCGTCGCCTCCATGATCACCTCCATGATCATGTTCAGCAACCGCACCGAGAATCTGCCCGTCGAGGAGGTCGTGAGCGTGGTCCTCGACGGAGTGCTTCATCCCGAAATCAAGGAAGAGCCCCCATGCTGA